GGGCCAGCTCGCGACGTTCGACGCGAACAGCGGCGCGATGAAGCGCGTCGGCCAGCCCGCGATGATCGCCGACGTCGACCCGTCGCCCGACGGCAAGTACTTCCGCGTCACGCTCATGCGGAAGCCGTTCTCGTACATCGTCCAGTACACGAGCTTCCCCCAGACGGAGCAGCTGTGGGACGCCGACGGCAAGACGGTCGCCGAGCTCGCGTCGCGGCCGCTGCGCGAGAACGACATCGGTGGCGGCGACGACGACGCGCCGGGCCCCGGCCGTGCCGGCGCCGACACGGCGAAGCGCGACTTCCAGTGGCTGCCCGACGGCTCGCTCGCGTTCCTGCAGCAGGAAGCGGCGCCTAACGGCTCGGCGCGCGCCGGCGGCGACAGCGCCGAGGTGCCTAACGGTCGCGGCGGCGCGCGGCGCAAGGACCGTCTCGTGGCGTGGGCCGCGCCGTTCGACGCGGGCAGCCGCAAGGTGCTGCTCGAGAGCGACGCGCGGATCGGCGGCGTGCTGTTCGCGCCGGACGCGAAGATGGCGTTCGTGGCCGAGAACACGAACGGCGTCGGTACCGTGTACGCGACGTACTTCAACGAGCCCGGCAAGCGCTACACGATCTGGCGCATGCGCGGTCTGACGGCGAGCGTCGGCACGGGGCGCGGCGGGTTCGGTGGCGGCGGTCGCGGCGGCAACGGTGCGGACTCGGTGTCGTTCTACCAGAACCCCGGCCAGCTCGTGACGGTGCCCGGCCGCACCGGAGCTCCCGCGGCGCTCGTGTCGCCCGACGGCCAGTCGGCGTACCTCACCGGCGTGCGCTACGACCGCAACTGGCAGCAGAACGCGCCGCGCGGCTTCGCCGACCGCGTCGAGATCCGGACGGGCAAGAAGACGCCGATCTTCCAGGGCGGCACCGACGCGTACGAGACGGTCGTCGCGCCGCTCGACGACGCGTTCGGCAAGTTCGTCGTCACGCGCGAGGGGCCGAAGACGGTGCCCGACGGCTACCTGCGCGACGCGGCGAGCGGTCAGCTCACGAAGCTCACGAGCAACAAGGATCTCACGCCGGAGTTCACGAACCTGCAGCGCCGCCGCGTGTGGGTCACGCGCGCCGACGGCTACCGCTTCGTGGTGAACGTCACGCTGCCCGAGAACTACCAGGCCGGCACGCGGCTCCCCGGCATGTTCTGGTTCTACCCGTACGAGTACACCGACTCGCTCGGCTATCAGCGCACGCTGCGCACGAACAACATCAACCAGTTCCCGACCGCCGGCCCGCGCACGATCGAGTATCTCGCGACGCAGGGCTACGCGGTGGCGAACTTCGACCCGCCGGTGTTCGGCACGGCGGGGCGGCTGAACGACAACTACATCAACGACCTGCAGGCGAACCTCATCGCCGTCATCGACGAGCTGGACCGCCAGGGCTTCATCGACCGCCAGCGGTTAGGCATCGGTGGCCACAGCTACGGCGCGTTCAGCACGCTCAACGCGCTCACGCACACGCCGTACTTCAAGGCGGGCATCGCCGGCGACGGCATGTACAACCGCAGCCTCACGCCGAACGGCTTCCAGAGCGAGCGGCGCGACTTCTGGGAGGCGCAGAAGACGTACCTCGAGATGTCGCCGTTCCTCTACGCCGACAAGCTCACGGGCGCGCTGCTCATGTACCACTCGCTCGAGGACCAGAACGTCGGCACGGATCCGATCAGCTCGATCCGCATGATGCACGCGCTGCAGGGGCTCGGTAAGACGGCGGCGCTGTACATGTACCCGTACGAGGACCACGGCCCGGCGACGAAGGAGACGCTGCTCGACCAGTGGGCGCGGTGGACCGCGTGGCTCGACACGTACGTGAAGAACGGCGAGAAGAAGCCGGTCGTTGCGAACGACACGAAGGCGATGCAGTAGGCGCGTCCCCGCGGCGGCGGTCACTTGAGCGTGATCGCCGCCGCGATCTTTGCCTGCGTCGTGCCGCAGCAGACGGAGTTCTCGCACGTGCCCCACGGGGCGGCGTACAGCAGCACCGGTTGCCAGCGGGACAGCGACTGCTTCCACGTGTACACGCCGTGGTTCGTCATCGTCACGCTGTCGATGAACTTACCGTTCCCCGACTTCACGCTCACGATCGCGCCGACCCAGCGCTGGCTGCGTCGCTCTACCCACCAGTAGACGGTGTCGTTCGGCTGCATGGCGAGGAACGTGTACGACGCGGTGCCGGAGGTGTTGATGAGACGCGCGATGACGCGACCTGCGCCGAGCGTCACGTCGGCGAGCTTGAACGCGCCGATCTGCGGCTCGATGCGCGCCTGCGGGCCGAGGCCCGTCGAGTCCACCATGAGGCGCTGCTCGTCGCCCGCGCCGTCCACCGTGTCGAACGCCAGGCTCCGTCCGTAGTTCGGCACGCTGTCGGCGAGCCATGCGTTGCGCGCGGCGTCCGTCGTCAGTAGCGCGTAGCCCGCGGCCCACGTCGGAGCCGGCGTCGGTGCCACCGGTACCGTGTCGACGAGTTGTGTGATCGTCACTGTCTGGCCGGATGACGGTACGCACCCGCTCGCGGCGGCGCCCGAGATCGCGAAGGTCGTGAACACCACGGCGGCGCGTGAGTGCGACGAGCGGATGGCGAGCATGGGCGGTGGTGGCAAGGGGTGGGGCTGCGGACTACGGAAGGGTGCGGCCACGTGAAAGCGCGCGTTGTCGCGCCACGACCGGGGCGAGCGCCGCATCGGCGTGTGACCAGAGCGAGACCACGGCGCGCGCCCATCGGGCGGCGGTGACCGTGTCGTGCGCCGCGGCGCCGAGCTCCGCGCGCAGCGCCATGGCCCGCGGCAGCATCGGCGTCAACATCGGCTCGTCGACCAACGGTGCCGTCAGGGCCGTGAGCGCACCGAGCACTTGGTCGAGATCGCGCGCGGCGCCGGCGGAGTCGCCCATCGCCACGAGCGCCGAGGCTTCCAGGAACACGCCGTCCATCGCGTCGTCCGTGGGACGCATGCGACCGCGTCGCATCGCGCGGCGCTCCGAGAGCAGCCGCCGCGCGGTGCCGATGTCGTGCAGCGCCAGCGCGCGCTGCATCCGTCGCGTGAGGTTCGTGCCGTCGCCGGGCGCTGCCACCGGACCGAGGCCGGTGGTCGGGAACGCGTTGCGCAACGGGATGGCGAGCAGCGCCTGCCGCAGCGCGATGCGCTCCTCCGCGACGCCCCAGCTCTCCACCCCGGCATCGATCTGTCGCACGAGCGAGAGGATGCTGTCGCTCGGCGCACCGACCGCCGAGTACATGAGCAGCGCCCGCGCCGGCTCGGCGAGCACCTCGGGGGGCGTGACGCGCCCACGGCCCGGCGCCACGAACGCGGACGTGTTAGGCGCCCGTCGGTACGCGGTCGCGGCGAGGGTCGCGCGCCCGGTGAGCCCGGCCAGCGCTGCGACGTACCGCGCGCTCTCCGCGTCGTCGGCCGGCGCGCGCAGCAGCGAGTCGGCGAGCGCGCCGGCCCGCTCGAAATCGCCGAGCTTCAGCGCGAGCTGCACCTCGAGCGCCCCCAGGCGCAGGCGCTCCGGCGCGCTCGTCGCCAGGCGTCGTGCGTCGCGCACCGCCGACAGCGCCGACGGGCCCGCGGAGGTGGAAAGCTGCCCCGTGCCCTCGTATGCGCGGGCGAGCGCCTCGTGCGCCGCCGCGCTCCGGGGCAGTGCGCTCACCCACTGCTGCGCGATCTCGCGAAGCCGTTCGCGGTTTCGTTGGAGCGCGGCCGGCGCGCTCGCCGGCAGTCCGCTGCGCTCCACCGCCGCGCGCGGTTGCGCCGCGAAGGCGAGGGTGTCGTGGTCGAGTGACGGATAGGCCGCGTATCGCTGGCCGTCTTCCAGCGTTCCCTCCCGGAAGACCGACGGGCGCGTGAGCAGCACGCGCTCCAGGCGGCCGAATGCGGCGCCGCGAAACGCGAGCTGCACCGCCGGCACCAGCTCGAGCGCGCGCCGGTACGCGTCGAGCGCGGCGCGGTAACTGCCACGGAATGCGTAGCTCGTGGGTGAGCGCGGCACCCGCACGACGAGCGTGTCGCGCGACAAGCACTCGCCGAGTCCGTACCACGCCGTGAAGTCCGTCGAGTCGGCGCGCACGAGCGCGTTGTACGCCTGGCACGCCTGGACGTAGCGCCCATCGGCGAGTGCCGAGAGGGCTCGCGCGAGCGACGCATCGCGCGGGGCGAGGCGCGACGCGAGCGCGGCGGCGCGCGCGGCAGCCGGCCGCACGCTGTCGGCTGGCTCGTCGCTCCACGTGCTCGTCTGCGCGAGCCAGTACTGGGCCTGCGCGTAGTCGGGGTCGAGCTCCGCCGCCGTACGGAACTCCCGCCGCGCGGCGGCGAGATCCCACACGGCGAGCGCGCGGTGCCCTCGGTCGTATGCCTCCCACGCCGGCAGCGAGCGCGTGCCGACGGCGCCCGCGGTGCCGAGCCGCGTCGCGCCGCTGCCGACGAGGAGCGAGTCGGCGAGCACGGCGAACTTGTCGCCGACGTCGCGAAGGTCGCGCGCGACGCTCACGTGGTGTCGGTGCAGCTCCACCGGTGCGCCGCGCCCCCGCACGCGGTACAGCGTGGCGGCCACGTACACGCTGTCCCCCATCCCGCGCACCTCGCCCCACGCCAGGCGACCCGCGCCGAGCGAGCGCGCGATGGACACCGCGTCGTCGAGCAGGAGCCGCGTCGCGCCGTGCCGGAGGCGCGCGTCGGATACGCGCTCGGGCGGCACGACGCGCACGCCGCGCCACCGCGCGAGCGCGTCGGCGAGCTGCAGCTCGCTCTGGTCGCCGGTCACGGGCTGCGGTGCCGCGCCGTCGGCGTTCGCGAACGGCAGCACCACGTACGTCTCGTCGTCGAGCGTCGCGTCGGCGCGCCCGATCCACGCCCGCACGCCGAGCCACGTCGCGATCCCCAGCGCGGCGACGGCCGCCCCCGCCGCGGTCCGCCGCCTCCACGACGCACCCGCACGCGGCGGCGCGACGTGGGCGGTGCACGACTCCAGCGCTGCCTTCAGCTCCGGCGCGCTCGCGAACCGCCGTGCCGGGTCGGGCGCCAGCGCACGCGCGAGCAGCGCCGCGAGCTCGCGGCGGAGTCGTCTCGGCCACGCGCCGCGCGCGCGCGCGAACGCCTCGCGCGACGCGGGCAGCGAGCCGCTGAGCATCTCGTGCAGCACGACGCCGAGCGCGTAGATGTCGGCGCGCGGGTCGACGTCGCGCGCGCCGCTGGCTTGCTCGGGCGCCATGTACGACGGCGTGCCGATCACGAAGTGCTCGCGCGTGGCGCCGGTCGTCGCCCCGCCGAGCGTGTCGCGACCCGTTAGGCGGGCGATGCCGAAATCGCACACCACCGCGTGCCACCCGGACACCGACTGGTCCTCGCGGCCGTGGTAGCCCGGCAGCAGCACGTTCTCCGGCTTCACGTCGCGGTGCACGATCCCTTCGGCGTGCGCGTACGCGAGCGCGTCGGCCACCTGCTCGGCGATGCGGAGCGCGTCGCGCACGGGCAGCGGGCCCTCCCGATCGAGCCGCTGGCGCAGCGACAGGCCGGGGACGAACGGCATCACGTAGTACAGCGACCCGGCCGCGGCCCCCGAGTCGAGCAGCGGGAGGATGTGCGGATGCTGGAGCCTCGCGAGCAGCGCGATCTCGCGGTGGAACCGGTCCGCGAGCACGCCGATGCCGAGCATCGGGTCGAGGAGCTTCACCGCGACCTGGCGGTCGTGCTTCCGGTCCCGTGCGAGGTAGACGACGGCCATCCCGCCGCGCGCGATCTCGCGCTCGACGGTGAAGCGGTCGCCGAGATCGGCGCCGAGTCGCTCCTGTAGCGTGCCCGTCGCCACGACGGACCCCCACGTCAGGTACCGCGCTAATGTACCAGTACGGGGCGGAAGCGCGAGCGCAGCGCGCTCGAGCGGTCAGGGCTGGACGCTGGCGGCCTCCCGGCGCGCGCCGCCGGCCGCCGCGATCCACGCCGGCAGCAGCAGCGTGCGGACGTCGTCCAGGTCGCGCTCCGCGCCACGCGTCGTCGCCTTGTACAGGCGTGCGGCGCGCGGGGCGTCGCCGAGCCGCAGCGCGGCGACCACGGCGCCGTCGAGGAGGAGCGACGGCCGCACCCACAGCTCGCCCCGCGCGCGGGCGGCGACGAGCGAATCCGCGGCGTCGGCGGCCTCGCGCCAGTCCCACGCCGCGAGCCCGTGCGCGAAGTGCACGCTCGCCGCCGCTCCCGGCGGCGCGCCCGTGCGCGCGAGGTACGCGAACAGCCGCGCGTACACGGCCGTGTCGACGACGCCCGACGTGCCGCCGTGCAGATCGTCGAGCACGTCCAGCGCGTGCGCGACGAAGCGCGGCCAGTCGGCGGGGGGGCGGCCGCTGGCGAGCACGTTCTCGTAGGCCGCGCGACGGTACAACGCGTCACGAAGCGCCGCCGTGTCGCCGGCCGCGCCGACCGCCTGCGCCACGCCGTCGCCCGGCGTGCTCGCGCGCGCCCACGCCGTGCGCACCGCCGCGCCCAACGCGAGCGCGTTCGCGCGCGGCAGGTCGACGGGCGACTTCGGCGCCGCGCCGAACCCGACGCGCCAGCCGCGCATCGCGGCCACGGGGTCGAAGCGACCCACGGTGAGCTCGCGGAAGCCGGTCGCGCGCCGCCGCATGAACCGCGTCCGCTCGGCGCCGAGATCGAGCACCGGATGGAAGTCGGAGTTCACCGGCGCCCACTCGTCGAGCAGCGGCGCGAGCGCGGCGCGGTCCACGAGCCGCGCGGCGGCGAGCGTCGCGGAGTCGAGCGGCAGCGTGCGCCGCAGGTCGGCGGCGAGCCCGGGGAGTTGCACGACACCCCAGTCGGGCGTCGGGACGCGCGGCCCGTTCGTCGCGACGACGAAGATGTCCGCGTTCGACACGAGATAGACGTCGTACGCCGCGAAGTTGCGGTGCAGCGCGGCGAGCACGTCGAGCACGAGGCGGTCGTCGATCTCGTACAGGTGCAGCCACTGCCCGAACACGCCCCCCGGGGCGAGCCACCCGCGCACGCGCCGGTAGAAGTCGTCGGTGAACAGCCCCGAGACGCCGCTCACCCACGGGTTGGACGGCTCCGAGACGATGACGTCGAACGTGCGGCGCGAGGAGGCGAAGAACGACTTCGCGTCGTCGATCACGAACGTCGACCGCGGGTCGTCGAAGACGCGGCGGTTCGCCGGGTAGAACGCATGCGACGCACGGATCATCTCCGGCTCGATGTCGATCGTCGACAGCCGCTGGAGACGCGGGCTGGCGAGCAGCAGGTGCGACGTCATCCCCGAGCCCTCGCCGATGACGGCTGCCGTCCGCGCGTTAGGCGCGTGGGCGAGCGCGATGAGCGGCAGCAGCGCCTGCGTCACCTGGTCGCCGGTGAGCGGCCGCCGCGTGGTGTCGCGCGGGTCGGGACGGAGCCAGTCGCTCGTGAGCGACGCGTCGGGCTTGCCGTTCGTGGCGAGCGACAGCGTGCTCGACCCCCGCTGCCGGCGCACGCTCACCGTCGCGGTGCGCCCGTCGCGGTAGTAGACCATCTCCATGTCCTCCGGCCGCGAGACGCGCGCGTACCGGTACACGCCGCTCGTCAGCACCGCCGGGTGGAACGGCGTGCGCGCGGCGACGGTGAGCAGCATGAGGAGCGACACCGCGGCCACCGTCGCGACGACGGGGCGCTCGCCGCGCGCGTCGTCCGCCACGCGCAGCAGCAGGAAGAACCCGAGCGCGACGTCGACGAGCGCGCCGGCGACGAGCAGCCATTTGAGCCCGAGCACCGGCATGAGCACGAGGCCCGCGAGCGCCGCGCCGACGATGGAGCCGAGCGTGTTCACCGCGTACACGCGCCCGATCGCGTCCTCGCCGGCGCCGCGCACGAACAGCGTGCGCGTGATGAGCGGCAGCGTCGTGCCGGCGCAGAACGTCGCCGGCAGCATCACGGCGAGGCACAGCAGGTAGCGCGCGATGGAGAAAAGCTGGTAGCCGTGCGTCGTCGTGTCGAGCGCGTCGAGCAGCGTGACCATCCAGTCGAACGACCGCACGTAGACCGGCAGCGTGGCGATCGCGACGCTCCCCATGACCCACTGCAGGATGCCGAGCGTGCGCGCCGGATCCGTTAGGCGGTCGGCGCGCGCCCGGATCCACCACGCGCCGAGCGCGAGCCCGAGGATGAACACCGACAGCATGATCTCGAACGAGTGCGTCGCGCTGCCGACGACGAGCGCCAGCATGCGCAGCCACGCCACCTCGTAGACGAACGACGCGACCGCGGTGCCGAACGCCACGGCGAGCAGGGCGCGCGCGAGCGGGCGCGAGACGTCGCTGCGCGGCGTGTCGAGGCGCAGCGTGGTCTGCGTGCCGTCCGGCGACGCGGCCGCGGCGGGCGGCGACGACCACGCGATCGCCCACGCGCCGGCGGCGACGAGCGCGTTGACCGCCGCCGCGGCGAGCAGCGTGCCCGGAAGCCCCACTCTCGCGAGCAACCAGAAGCCGGCGACGAGCACGCCCGCCGCGGCACCGAGGCTGTTCGTGAAGTAGAGCAGCGACAGCGTGCGTCCCGGCGCGGCGGCCGCGCGCCGGATGGCGCCCGCGCTCATGAGCGGGAATGTCGCCCCGAGCAGCACCGACTGCGGCAGAATCAGGAGTGCCGCGATCAGCCACTTCGCCGCGATCACGGCCGCCCCGGCGGGCAGCGCGGGGAAGAGCGCGTGGTAGGCGGCATCCGTCACCGTCACGAACACCGGATGGAACAGTGCCCCGAGCACCCCCGCGCCGAGCTC
This DNA window, taken from Gemmatirosa kalamazoonensis, encodes the following:
- a CDS encoding fused MFS/spermidine synthase, with amino-acid sequence MLQLLYILFTASGAAGLMYESIWSRYLGLFVGHSAYAQIIVLVIFLGGMSIGAWLAGRRSARLADPLRVYALAELGAGVLGALFHPVFVTVTDAAYHALFPALPAGAAVIAAKWLIAALLILPQSVLLGATFPLMSAGAIRRAAAAPGRTLSLLYFTNSLGAAAGVLVAGFWLLARVGLPGTLLAAAAVNALVAAGAWAIAWSSPPAAAASPDGTQTTLRLDTPRSDVSRPLARALLAVAFGTAVASFVYEVAWLRMLALVVGSATHSFEIMLSVFILGLALGAWWIRARADRLTDPARTLGILQWVMGSVAIATLPVYVRSFDWMVTLLDALDTTTHGYQLFSIARYLLCLAVMLPATFCAGTTLPLITRTLFVRGAGEDAIGRVYAVNTLGSIVGAALAGLVLMPVLGLKWLLVAGALVDVALGFFLLLRVADDARGERPVVATVAAVSLLMLLTVAARTPFHPAVLTSGVYRYARVSRPEDMEMVYYRDGRTATVSVRRQRGSSTLSLATNGKPDASLTSDWLRPDPRDTTRRPLTGDQVTQALLPLIALAHAPNARTAAVIGEGSGMTSHLLLASPRLQRLSTIDIEPEMIRASHAFYPANRRVFDDPRSTFVIDDAKSFFASSRRTFDVIVSEPSNPWVSGVSGLFTDDFYRRVRGWLAPGGVFGQWLHLYEIDDRLVLDVLAALHRNFAAYDVYLVSNADIFVVATNGPRVPTPDWGVVQLPGLAADLRRTLPLDSATLAAARLVDRAALAPLLDEWAPVNSDFHPVLDLGAERTRFMRRRATGFRELTVGRFDPVAAMRGWRVGFGAAPKSPVDLPRANALALGAAVRTAWARASTPGDGVAQAVGAAGDTAALRDALYRRAAYENVLASGRPPADWPRFVAHALDVLDDLHGGTSGVVDTAVYARLFAYLARTGAPPGAAASVHFAHGLAAWDWREAADAADSLVAARARGELWVRPSLLLDGAVVAALRLGDAPRAARLYKATTRGAERDLDDVRTLLLPAWIAAAGGARREAASVQP
- a CDS encoding prolyl oligopeptidase family serine peptidase, with amino-acid sequence MSASLRPARWLFSATLVLVPLPAAFAQPAQASKAAAWSPREALTAESYVRPPAEIERLVTAPRQSNVTLSAAALGPDRKFFLVPVVADLPTVQEFGKPHYYFGGLQVDFKANRARVLTTRGADGLALVDATSGQRRTIDTPKGATVSGAKWSPDGKRVAYLANFDDASRIYVADVATGRSRQLAAQPVLATLVTEVEWTADGTRLVAVVPPANRRAVPQRPAVETGPLVRLTDGHKDKTRTYASLLRDPYDMDLMEYYVTGQLATFDANSGAMKRVGQPAMIADVDPSPDGKYFRVTLMRKPFSYIVQYTSFPQTEQLWDADGKTVAELASRPLRENDIGGGDDDAPGPGRAGADTAKRDFQWLPDGSLAFLQQEAAPNGSARAGGDSAEVPNGRGGARRKDRLVAWAAPFDAGSRKVLLESDARIGGVLFAPDAKMAFVAENTNGVGTVYATYFNEPGKRYTIWRMRGLTASVGTGRGGFGGGGRGGNGADSVSFYQNPGQLVTVPGRTGAPAALVSPDGQSAYLTGVRYDRNWQQNAPRGFADRVEIRTGKKTPIFQGGTDAYETVVAPLDDAFGKFVVTREGPKTVPDGYLRDAASGQLTKLTSNKDLTPEFTNLQRRRVWVTRADGYRFVVNVTLPENYQAGTRLPGMFWFYPYEYTDSLGYQRTLRTNNINQFPTAGPRTIEYLATQGYAVANFDPPVFGTAGRLNDNYINDLQANLIAVIDELDRQGFIDRQRLGIGGHSYGAFSTLNALTHTPYFKAGIAGDGMYNRSLTPNGFQSERRDFWEAQKTYLEMSPFLYADKLTGALLMYHSLEDQNVGTDPISSIRMMHALQGLGKTAALYMYPYEDHGPATKETLLDQWARWTAWLDTYVKNGEKKPVVANDTKAMQ
- a CDS encoding serine/threonine-protein kinase gives rise to the protein MATGTLQERLGADLGDRFTVEREIARGGMAVVYLARDRKHDRQVAVKLLDPMLGIGVLADRFHREIALLARLQHPHILPLLDSGAAAGSLYYVMPFVPGLSLRQRLDREGPLPVRDALRIAEQVADALAYAHAEGIVHRDVKPENVLLPGYHGREDQSVSGWHAVVCDFGIARLTGRDTLGGATTGATREHFVIGTPSYMAPEQASGARDVDPRADIYALGVVLHEMLSGSLPASREAFARARGAWPRRLRRELAALLARALAPDPARRFASAPELKAALESCTAHVAPPRAGASWRRRTAAGAAVAALGIATWLGVRAWIGRADATLDDETYVVLPFANADGAAPQPVTGDQSELQLADALARWRGVRVVPPERVSDARLRHGATRLLLDDAVSIARSLGAGRLAWGEVRGMGDSVYVAATLYRVRGRGAPVELHRHHVSVARDLRDVGDKFAVLADSLLVGSGATRLGTAGAVGTRSLPAWEAYDRGHRALAVWDLAAARREFRTAAELDPDYAQAQYWLAQTSTWSDEPADSVRPAAARAAALASRLAPRDASLARALSALADGRYVQACQAYNALVRADSTDFTAWYGLGECLSRDTLVVRVPRSPTSYAFRGSYRAALDAYRRALELVPAVQLAFRGAAFGRLERVLLTRPSVFREGTLEDGQRYAAYPSLDHDTLAFAAQPRAAVERSGLPASAPAALQRNRERLREIAQQWVSALPRSAAAHEALARAYEGTGQLSTSAGPSALSAVRDARRLATSAPERLRLGALEVQLALKLGDFERAGALADSLLRAPADDAESARYVAALAGLTGRATLAATAYRRAPNTSAFVAPGRGRVTPPEVLAEPARALLMYSAVGAPSDSILSLVRQIDAGVESWGVAEERIALRQALLAIPLRNAFPTTGLGPVAAPGDGTNLTRRMQRALALHDIGTARRLLSERRAMRRGRMRPTDDAMDGVFLEASALVAMGDSAGAARDLDQVLGALTALTAPLVDEPMLTPMLPRAMALRAELGAAAHDTVTAARWARAVVSLWSHADAALAPVVARQRALSRGRTLP